From a single Eleginops maclovinus isolate JMC-PN-2008 ecotype Puerto Natales chromosome 18, JC_Emac_rtc_rv5, whole genome shotgun sequence genomic region:
- the gpr171 gene encoding G-protein coupled receptor 171 isoform X2 — protein MAPPASNSTDGGALNGGRCIVNDQMGPFTVLYTFVFIISVPGNLLSVWTFIRSRRAKQRSLSVYLLNLLLSDLLLLLALPFKILKDGGAAPWSLMVFHCQASAVTIYISLYASIAFLAFIIVDCYLQDCTSLRSMRLQEVGFSWLLSLVVWLLLLLIMVPNMALPIHPVQEQHYLSCSSLKKDIGLHWHAMTVILCSALFLNASIAVLLSSGLALRKLLGSRREPQLWADSRRAAGSVAAVALAYMVSFVPYHVVRAPYTLTQTRVITDCGTRRQLFLGKEATLLLSVLHLCFDPLIFFYLHKPFREALCNTLPSCRGRGTGEEEEEADGGKGKDAEEEGHQSTL, from the exons ATGGCGCCTCCTGCCTCCAACTCCACTGATGGAGGAGCCCTGAATGGGGGGCGATGCATCGTGAACGACCAGATGGGACCCTTCACCGTCCTCTACACCTTCGTCTTCATCATCAGCGTGCCTGGAAACCTGCTGTCTGTGTGGACCTTCATCCGCAGCCGCAGAGCAAAG cagcggTCTCTGAGTGTGTACCTGCTGAACCTGCTGCTGTccgacctgctgctgctgctcgcccTCCCTTTTAAGATCCTGAAGGACGGGGGGGCAGCGCCGTGGAGCCTCATGGTGTTCCACTGCCAGGCCAGCGCCGTCACCATCTACATCAGCCTGTACGCCTCCATCGCCTTCCTCGCCTTCATCATTGTTGACTGCTACCTGCAG gactGCACCTCCCTGCGCTCCATGCGGTTGCAGGAGGTGGGCTTCTCCTGGCTGCTGTCTCTAGTGGTCTGGCTGCTACTGCTGCTCATCATGGTGCCCAACATGGCTCTGCCCATTCACCCAGTCCAG gagcaGCACTACCTCAGCTGTTCGTCTCTGAAGAAGGACATCGGCCTCCACTGGCACGCCATGACCGTCATCCTCTGCTCGGCGCTGTTCCTGAACGCCTCGATCGCCGTGCTGCTCTCCAGCGGCCTGGCTCTCCGGAAGCTCCTGGGTAGCCGGCGAGAACCCCAGCTCTGGGCCGACTCCCGGCGAGCGGCGGGCAGCGTGGCGGCCGTGGCCTTGGCGTACATGGTCAGCTTTGTGCCGTACCACGTGGTGCGCGCGCCGTACACGCTGACCCAGACCAGGGTGATCACGGACTGCGGCACCAGGAGGCAGCTGTTCCTGGGAAAAGAGGCCACGCTGCTGCTGAGCGTCCTGCACCTCTGCTTCGACCCCCTCATCTTCTTCTACCTCCACAAGCCTTTCAGAGAGGCACTGTGCAACACGCTGCCCTCCTGCAGGGGGCGGGGCACCggcgaggaagaggaagaggctgaTGGAGGAAAGGGAAAGGATGCAGAGGAAGAGGGCCATCAATCCACTTTGTAA
- the gpr171 gene encoding G-protein coupled receptor 171 isoform X1 — protein sequence MFRQHKKPTTLWYRPVNHKTMAPPASNSTDGGALNGGRCIVNDQMGPFTVLYTFVFIISVPGNLLSVWTFIRSRRAKQRSLSVYLLNLLLSDLLLLLALPFKILKDGGAAPWSLMVFHCQASAVTIYISLYASIAFLAFIIVDCYLQDCTSLRSMRLQEVGFSWLLSLVVWLLLLLIMVPNMALPIHPVQEQHYLSCSSLKKDIGLHWHAMTVILCSALFLNASIAVLLSSGLALRKLLGSRREPQLWADSRRAAGSVAAVALAYMVSFVPYHVVRAPYTLTQTRVITDCGTRRQLFLGKEATLLLSVLHLCFDPLIFFYLHKPFREALCNTLPSCRGRGTGEEEEEADGGKGKDAEEEGHQSTL from the exons ATGTTTAGGCAACATAAGAAACCAACAACACTGTGGTAccgacctgtcaatcacaag ACTATGGCGCCTCCTGCCTCCAACTCCACTGATGGAGGAGCCCTGAATGGGGGGCGATGCATCGTGAACGACCAGATGGGACCCTTCACCGTCCTCTACACCTTCGTCTTCATCATCAGCGTGCCTGGAAACCTGCTGTCTGTGTGGACCTTCATCCGCAGCCGCAGAGCAAAG cagcggTCTCTGAGTGTGTACCTGCTGAACCTGCTGCTGTccgacctgctgctgctgctcgcccTCCCTTTTAAGATCCTGAAGGACGGGGGGGCAGCGCCGTGGAGCCTCATGGTGTTCCACTGCCAGGCCAGCGCCGTCACCATCTACATCAGCCTGTACGCCTCCATCGCCTTCCTCGCCTTCATCATTGTTGACTGCTACCTGCAG gactGCACCTCCCTGCGCTCCATGCGGTTGCAGGAGGTGGGCTTCTCCTGGCTGCTGTCTCTAGTGGTCTGGCTGCTACTGCTGCTCATCATGGTGCCCAACATGGCTCTGCCCATTCACCCAGTCCAG gagcaGCACTACCTCAGCTGTTCGTCTCTGAAGAAGGACATCGGCCTCCACTGGCACGCCATGACCGTCATCCTCTGCTCGGCGCTGTTCCTGAACGCCTCGATCGCCGTGCTGCTCTCCAGCGGCCTGGCTCTCCGGAAGCTCCTGGGTAGCCGGCGAGAACCCCAGCTCTGGGCCGACTCCCGGCGAGCGGCGGGCAGCGTGGCGGCCGTGGCCTTGGCGTACATGGTCAGCTTTGTGCCGTACCACGTGGTGCGCGCGCCGTACACGCTGACCCAGACCAGGGTGATCACGGACTGCGGCACCAGGAGGCAGCTGTTCCTGGGAAAAGAGGCCACGCTGCTGCTGAGCGTCCTGCACCTCTGCTTCGACCCCCTCATCTTCTTCTACCTCCACAAGCCTTTCAGAGAGGCACTGTGCAACACGCTGCCCTCCTGCAGGGGGCGGGGCACCggcgaggaagaggaagaggctgaTGGAGGAAAGGGAAAGGATGCAGAGGAAGAGGGCCATCAATCCACTTTGTAA
- the LOC134880427 gene encoding circumsporozoite protein-like yields MHLERCQSEEAASLTGTRERLRGAVPCSRAPRQVPRLSPCCPVASYLIMLIKPSIKPSIKPSIKPTIKPSVEPSIKPSIKPTIKPSIKPSIKPSIKPSIKPSIKPSIKPSVEPSVEPSVEPGIEPSVTPSVEPGIEPNIKPSIKPSIKPTIKPSVELSVTPSVEPSVEPGIKPNLKPTIKPSIKPSVEPTIQPNIKPTMKPIIKPSIKPSIKPSIKPNIKPTIQPNIKPTIQPNIKPTMKPIIKPIIKPIIKPSIKPTMKPIIKPSIKPSIKPNIKPSINETSGPLSSSF; encoded by the exons atgcatctggagaggtgccagagcgAAGAGGCTGCCAGTCTCACTGGCACCAGGGAGCGACTGAGGGGtgcggtgccttgctcaagggcacctcggcaaGTCCCTAGACTGAGCCCCTGCTGCCCCGTGGCGTCATATCTCATCATGCT CATCAAACCCAGCATCAAACCCAGCATCAAACCCAGCATCAAACCCACCATCAAACCCAGCGTCGAACCCAGCATCAAACCCAGCATCAAACCCACCATCAAACCCAGCATCAAACCCAGCATCAAACCCAGCATCAAACCCAGCATCAAACCCAGCATCAAACCCAGCATCAAACCCAGCGTCGAACCCAGCGTCGAACCCAGCGTCGAACCCGGCATCGAACCCAGCGTCACACCCAGCGTCGAACCCGGCATCGAACCGAATATCAAACCCAGCATCAAACCCAGCATCAAACCCACCATCAAACCCAGCGTCGAACTCAGCGTCACACCCAGCGTCGAACCCAGCGTCGAACCCGGCATCAAACCGAATCTCAAACCCACCATCAAACCCAGCATCAAACCCAGCGTCGAACCCACCATCCAACCCAACATCAAACCCACCATGAAACCCATCATCAAACCCAGCATCAAACCCAGCATCAAACCCAGCATCAAACCCAACATCAAACCCACCATCCAACCCAACATCAAACCCACCATCCAACCCAACATCAAACCCACCATGAAACCCATCATCAAACCCATCATCAAACCCATCATCAAACCCAGCATCAAACCCACCATGAAACCCATCATCAAACCCAGCATCAAACCCAGCATCAAACCCAACATCAAACCCAGCATCAACGAGACATCAggtcctctttcttcttctttctga